The genomic DNA AGTTCCACCGAACTCAATTCTTTTTAAAACCTTATTCTAACTGACAACTCCCGGTGACAGCGCGGACATTCCACCTTGTGTGTACCAATTATTCGCTTTAATCGAAGGCCAGTCTTACAGTTTGGGCATCTGCGAAAACGATAAGTTTTCATTTCCACTATGCGTCTTTTATTCAATTGCAAAAGTCCTTTCATCCGGTTTAAATATTTTATAAAATGGTCGTTTTCCATTCGCCTTTTGGTTGTGTTTTTTGACATCAACCTAAATAATATATAGACGATAATCAGTACCATAACAAAGTTCATCAGTTCAGACCGTATAAATATATTAATTAAAACAAGTGCACCATAAACTATGAAAAGTACATATGATAGCTTATCAAAACCGTATCGATTATACATCCATCTTGAAATCTTATCTCTTAAGTTCATCTTTACCTTTCCTTTTCATTCAATAGTAACCTACTTTTCAGTACTTTTACTCTATATTCCTTTTCAATAAGTTCATCATACGAATGGGAGCTTAAATGTGTAAATATCCTCGCAATTTTCCCCATATCGTTTTTTGAAAATATCGATAAGCTTGATCATAAATAATGAGTACTAACTGTCCACCGAGCAATAAAACTGCTAAAAATCCTTTACTCATTTTTCCTGGAATAATGAACTCAGGAAAAAACAGAATAATGGGTATATATATGCAATTAAATATGATCAACTTAAGGACCCAAAATATCCTGTTCCTTTTTTTACACCATGTAATCATAGCTAACTTTTCCCAAGTAAATTCAACCACCACCAAATACAAACCCATACCTGAAAATGTAATGCAATAAAACTTATTAGGTGCAAGTATAAAGCTGAGCAACGCACTCCCAATCAAAAAACCAACACCAAGCCGAAGACCACACTCGCGTATGGCAATTCCTACGCAAAAGGAAGCCCCAGCTAAGAGGAACAATGTATTGAATTCCAATATGCCACTCAATACAACCAGCAAAACAGCCCATGCAAGTAAAAGACCTAAAAACGCCATTTTTTTCGCGCCTAGCAACATGAACACAAATCTCCTCCCATACATTCACATAAAGAATCAGCACACCACAAATCACAACATAAGTTACCTGATCCGACACCAGCTCTCCCATTGTTATAGCCTGTATTTTGATATCTCTGACTTCGAAATTGCATTTGATTTAACAAGTTAGTATATTCTCTATTTCCGGGTTCCATAGCAACTGCCTGCTGCGCATGATTATACGCCAAAATATTGTTACCAATCCCATTATTTGCAAGAGCACTACAATAATACCATCTAGCTGTTCTATTAGAAATGCCTAAAAGGACGTTGAGTGCTTCCTGATAACGTCTAG from Firmicutes bacterium HGW-Firmicutes-1 includes the following:
- a CDS encoding molecular chaperone DnaJ, which codes for MIADPYKVLGVTRSATNDEIKKAYRELSKKYHPDSYVNNPLSELAEEKFKEVQAAYEQIIKETEGGYTQGSYSGSTGEESSEMNTVYSFLNARRYQEALNVLLGISNRTARWYYCSALANNGIGNNILAYNHAQQAVAMEPGNREYTNLLNQMQFRSQRYQNTGYNNGRAGVGSGNLCCDLWCADSLCECMGGDLCSCC